A stretch of the Bacteroidia bacterium genome encodes the following:
- a CDS encoding porin family protein yields MKKILTLTFASIFAITAFAQSSSDKKFHFGLEAAPGLYWFKPNTPNNASNGPKLGFSYGVMLEFGFTDNYSFATGLGVASIGGTYTNTTTTAPMNITTTIANIEQLQYLQIPLTLKMKTNAIGLLKYYGQFGLGLGVNLKATDNITTTVGSAPATSTNGSDVQNATNPVRLSLLIGGGVEFNPSGSTALVAGLLFDNGFLNVNKSSSSEILSKGLQLNLGVLF; encoded by the coding sequence ATGAAAAAGATACTTACTTTAACTTTTGCGAGCATTTTTGCAATCACAGCATTTGCACAATCCTCTTCCGATAAAAAATTCCATTTCGGATTGGAAGCTGCGCCTGGACTTTATTGGTTCAAGCCTAACACCCCTAATAATGCATCCAATGGTCCAAAGTTAGGATTTAGTTATGGCGTTATGCTCGAATTTGGCTTTACAGATAATTATTCTTTTGCCACCGGCTTGGGCGTTGCTAGTATCGGCGGTACTTATACTAATACGACTACCACTGCTCCAATGAATATCACCACCACCATAGCAAACATAGAGCAATTGCAATATTTGCAAATTCCATTAACGTTAAAAATGAAAACCAATGCGATTGGATTGCTTAAATATTACGGACAGTTTGGTTTAGGACTTGGCGTTAATTTAAAAGCAACTGATAATATTACCACTACTGTTGGATCCGCTCCAGCAACTTCCACAAATGGGAGCGATGTACAAAATGCAACCAATCCAGTTCGTCTTTCTTTGTTGATAGGCGGTGGCGTTGAATTTAATCCGAGTGGCAGTACCGCTTTGGTTGCAGGTTTATTATTTGATAACGGATTTTTAAATGTGAACAAAAGTAGCAGCAGCGAAATCCTCTCCAAAGGACTTCAACTAAATTTGGGCGTGTTGTTTTAG
- a CDS encoding NAD+ synthase, with product MKIALAQLNYHIGNFEKNVFKIKNTIQQAKLGKVDLIVFSELSACGYPPKDLLEYTHFIQQCENAVMEIAKQCVGISAIVGAPSANKNAHEKKIFNAAFFLENGEIKSIHAKTLLPDYDVFDECRHFEQNKKWDVVHFKNHKIALTICEDLWYDENPLYTVNPMDELMKHNPDFIVNIAASPFSTTHAEIRKSVITKAVKKYKLPLFYVNQVGAQTDLIFDGGSMVISNDGKPFDELNSFSEDFKIYEISSDKEELKKISEEKTLQKNNFSKAEKIQSALVLGIRDYFEKNNFKTAIVGLSGGIDSAVVLALACEALGGKNIFSVLMPSKFSSDHSVADALEMVKNIGCHHQLISIDNTFDTLEKTMQPHFENRPFNLAEENMQARIRGIMLMALSNKFGHILLNTSNKSEMAVGYGTLYGDMCGALSVIGDVYKTEVYELAHTINSTKKVIPKNIFSKAPSAELRHDQKDSDSLPDYEILDKILFQYIEKKQSEKEIISSGFDILLIKKIIQMINNNEYKRHQTPPVLRVSDKAFGTGRKMPIVGKY from the coding sequence ATGAAAATAGCTTTAGCGCAACTTAATTATCATATCGGCAATTTTGAAAAAAATGTTTTCAAAATAAAAAATACTATTCAACAGGCAAAGCTGGGAAAGGTTGATTTAATAGTATTTTCGGAACTTTCGGCGTGCGGATATCCTCCAAAAGATTTACTGGAATACACACATTTTATTCAGCAATGCGAAAATGCGGTAATGGAAATTGCCAAACAATGTGTTGGAATTTCTGCCATTGTTGGTGCGCCAAGCGCGAATAAAAATGCACACGAAAAAAAAATTTTCAATGCGGCTTTTTTTCTTGAAAATGGAGAAATAAAATCCATACATGCTAAAACATTATTACCCGATTACGATGTGTTTGACGAGTGTCGACATTTCGAACAGAATAAAAAATGGGACGTTGTACATTTTAAAAATCATAAAATTGCTTTGACGATTTGTGAAGATTTATGGTACGATGAAAATCCCTTGTACACCGTTAATCCAATGGATGAATTGATGAAACACAATCCGGATTTTATTGTTAATATTGCTGCTTCGCCTTTTTCTACTACGCACGCTGAAATTAGAAAATCTGTTATAACAAAAGCTGTAAAAAAATATAAATTACCCTTATTTTATGTGAATCAAGTGGGTGCGCAAACCGATTTAATTTTTGATGGTGGCTCTATGGTCATAAGCAATGATGGCAAACCGTTCGACGAATTAAATTCTTTTTCAGAAGATTTTAAAATCTATGAAATTTCATCCGATAAAGAAGAATTAAAAAAAATTAGCGAAGAAAAAACACTTCAAAAAAATAATTTTTCGAAAGCTGAAAAAATACAATCTGCTTTGGTGTTAGGGATTCGAGATTATTTCGAAAAAAATAATTTTAAAACGGCTATTGTCGGGCTTTCTGGCGGAATTGATTCTGCCGTAGTGTTGGCTTTGGCTTGTGAAGCGCTCGGTGGAAAAAATATTTTTTCAGTGTTGATGCCGTCTAAATTTTCTTCCGATCATTCCGTTGCTGATGCGCTCGAAATGGTTAAAAATATCGGTTGTCATCATCAACTTATTTCCATCGACAATACGTTTGACACACTCGAAAAAACGATGCAGCCGCATTTTGAAAATCGTCCATTTAACCTGGCAGAAGAAAATATGCAGGCGCGTATCCGCGGAATAATGTTGATGGCTTTGTCAAATAAATTCGGTCACATTTTATTGAATACTTCCAACAAAAGCGAAATGGCTGTGGGCTACGGAACACTCTACGGCGATATGTGCGGCGCATTGTCCGTTATCGGGGATGTGTATAAAACAGAAGTATACGAATTGGCGCACACAATTAATTCAACTAAAAAAGTGATTCCAAAAAATATTTTTTCGAAAGCTCCTTCTGCGGAATTGCGTCACGATCAAAAGGATTCTGATTCCTTGCCGGATTACGAAATTTTAGATAAAATTTTATTTCAATACATCGAAAAAAAACAAAGTGAAAAAGAAATTATTTCTTCTGGTTTTGATATTTTGTTGATAAAAAAAATAATTCAAATGATAAATAATAACGAATACAAACGTCATCAAACGCCGCCTGTATTAAGGGTTTCGGATAAAGCTTTTGGAACAGGTCGTAAAATGCCAATTGTAGGAAAATACTAA
- a CDS encoding DUF4296 domain-containing protein, with protein MKLHLGIVVFAFAFSIGCHSKKEVEIPVNVLPREKMVSVLVKINLLEASIDLKSVQDNKTNPNAPYFDPLKEEKITAEQYNKSFDFYSHHPVLMDSIYDDVLDELSKRKAEEMKR; from the coding sequence ATGAAATTACATTTGGGAATAGTTGTTTTCGCTTTTGCTTTTTCGATTGGGTGCCATAGCAAAAAAGAAGTAGAAATTCCTGTCAACGTGTTACCACGAGAAAAAATGGTAAGTGTATTGGTGAAAATAAATCTGTTAGAAGCAAGCATCGATTTGAAGTCGGTGCAGGATAATAAAACAAATCCAAACGCACCTTATTTCGACCCTTTAAAAGAAGAGAAAATTACGGCAGAACAATACAATAAAAGTTTTGATTTTTACAGCCATCATCCAGTACTTATGGATAGCATTTACGACGACGTGTTGGACGAATTGAGCAAGCGCAAAGCGGAAGAAATGAAGCGTTGA
- a CDS encoding PAP2 family protein — translation MRSAKIISYLFHPLLMPLFGVFLIFNFGQENYFLIPLSVQKITYQIIFGFTLALPILCLIALKYSHQIKNFELKSQEERRLPYVITAVFFTLAYASLKFISPNSFPIIQFLLGATISLLLVMLINLEFKISAHTTGIGGITGLFTGVGFKIHVDLHLLIMSLFFISGCVAYARLHLKAHRPMEVYAGFFLGFLSELIVVLFV, via the coding sequence ATGCGTAGCGCAAAAATAATTTCATATCTATTTCATCCTTTATTAATGCCTCTTTTTGGGGTGTTTTTAATTTTTAATTTTGGGCAAGAAAATTATTTTTTGATTCCTCTTTCCGTACAAAAAATAACGTATCAAATTATTTTCGGATTTACTTTAGCACTACCTATTTTGTGCTTAATTGCTTTGAAGTATTCTCATCAAATTAAAAATTTTGAATTGAAAAGTCAAGAAGAACGCAGACTTCCGTATGTTATTACGGCTGTTTTTTTTACATTGGCTTATGCCAGTTTGAAATTTATTTCTCCAAATTCTTTTCCAATTATTCAATTTTTATTAGGCGCAACCATTAGTTTATTACTTGTGATGCTGATAAATTTAGAATTTAAAATAAGTGCACATACTACTGGAATTGGCGGTATTACAGGACTTTTTACTGGTGTCGGATTTAAAATACATGTCGATTTGCACCTTTTAATTATGAGTTTATTTTTTATTTCAGGATGCGTGGCGTATGCTCGATTGCATTTAAAAGCACACCGACCGATGGAAGTATATGCTGGATTTTTTCTTGGATTTTTGTCGGAATTAATCGTGGTATTATTCGTTTGA
- a CDS encoding LysM peptidoglycan-binding domain-containing protein gives MKLKNYIFLPAFLLTLSAAAQSIAPAKAPTLKKDSVVTTTFEDDPIAAMLDSLSNLQYFDKTAKKSSLQKRIIGKYHFSADSVPQYDDKIYEARLAKLDAQSPFDLAYNDAVKQYILLYAVRRRDLVSRIMAMSKLYFPMFEELLDKYNLPLELKYLAVVESALNPSAKSRTGARGLWQFMYTTGKMYNLNTTSYVDERSDPYKSTVAACEYFQYLYDTFGDWQLVLAAYNSGPGTVSRAIRRSGGKTNYWAIRPYLPKETQGYVPAFIAVNYVLNYTAEHNIFSAVPQKTYFQVDTVKIKQQLSFNQISSVLHIPISEIEFLNPEYKLDVVPYNPDGEESSLCLPKEDVGTFITNETAIYNYLKTDTATSEQILAMQASEPIAKTYRVKKGEHLSTIASRYKCSVRELKEWNNLRSYNIHAGEKLTIYITSGGNRAKESYAANKKQRKNVSKNNNSDYYTIQNGDTLWSIAKAHGLSVEKLKKINNFSDNQRLKKGSKIIIAMAGN, from the coding sequence ATGAAACTGAAGAACTACATATTTCTCCCGGCTTTCCTTCTTACGCTCTCGGCGGCAGCCCAATCGATTGCGCCGGCAAAAGCACCAACACTAAAAAAAGACAGTGTTGTTACTACTACGTTTGAAGACGACCCGATTGCTGCGATGCTCGATAGTTTATCGAATTTGCAATATTTTGATAAAACAGCAAAAAAATCATCTCTTCAAAAAAGAATCATAGGAAAATATCATTTCTCTGCGGATTCTGTTCCTCAATACGATGACAAAATATACGAAGCTCGTTTAGCAAAATTAGATGCGCAATCACCTTTCGATTTAGCCTATAACGATGCTGTAAAACAATACATTTTACTTTACGCTGTAAGGAGAAGAGATTTGGTGTCGAGGATTATGGCTATGTCGAAATTATATTTTCCGATGTTTGAAGAATTGCTCGATAAATACAATTTACCTCTGGAATTAAAATACCTTGCCGTAGTGGAATCTGCATTAAATCCGAGCGCTAAATCACGCACCGGAGCACGCGGTTTGTGGCAATTTATGTACACCACTGGAAAAATGTATAATTTGAATACAACTTCTTACGTAGACGAACGCAGCGATCCATATAAATCAACCGTTGCAGCCTGTGAATATTTTCAATATTTATACGATACTTTTGGCGATTGGCAATTGGTTTTAGCAGCCTACAACAGCGGACCAGGAACAGTAAGTCGTGCCATTAGACGCTCTGGCGGAAAAACAAATTATTGGGCAATTCGTCCGTATTTACCGAAAGAAACACAAGGTTATGTTCCCGCTTTCATCGCTGTAAATTATGTGTTGAATTATACGGCAGAACACAATATTTTTTCGGCAGTACCTCAAAAAACTTATTTTCAGGTAGATACCGTGAAAATAAAACAACAACTTTCTTTCAATCAAATTTCTTCGGTATTGCACATTCCTATTTCAGAAATTGAATTTTTAAATCCGGAATATAAATTAGATGTGGTGCCTTACAATCCAGATGGAGAAGAGTCCAGTTTGTGTTTACCGAAAGAAGATGTGGGAACTTTTATCACCAACGAAACAGCCATTTACAATTATTTAAAAACAGATACTGCTACGAGCGAGCAAATATTGGCGATGCAGGCATCTGAACCAATTGCGAAAACGTATAGAGTAAAAAAAGGCGAACATTTAAGCACCATTGCAAGTCGTTATAAATGCAGCGTTCGCGAATTAAAAGAATGGAATAATTTGCGTTCTTACAACATTCACGCTGGTGAAAAATTAACGATTTATATTACTTCTGGAGGAAACAGAGCAAAAGAAAGTTATGCGGCAAACAAGAAACAGCGAAAAAACGTATCTAAAAATAATAATTCTGATTATTACACGATACAAAATGGCGATACCCTTTGGAGTATCGCTAAAGCGCACGGACTAAGCGTTGAAAAATTAAAAAAAATCAATAATTTTAGCGATAATCAGCGCTTGAAAAAAGGCAGCAAAATAATTATCGCCATGGCGGGCAATTGA